The Shewanella sp. KX20019 genome window below encodes:
- a CDS encoding aldehyde dehydrogenase (NADP(+)) — protein MTDLVTVAISGQHLIDGVWTDEPLQFNSMNPVQNEATEWQFASATSKNINDAVNAAQQAFITYRRTTNENRADFLDAIADEIQADIAAITQTAHVETGLPMARLQGETGRTCGQLKLFASTLRTPIENVLIDLANPDRQPLPKPDTRLGTLPIGPVAVFGASNFPLAFSTAGGDTAAALAAGCSVVVKGHPAHAATSELVSKAIARASEKTQIPAGVFNLVQSTEPQSSTLLVSHSAIKAVGFTGSLKVGRILADLCAARAEPIPFYGELGSTNPQFLLSELLTQQAESLATTQVQSMLMGHGQFCTSPGVVVAIKGEALNRYLATVAEKISLESAASMLTAGIAATYQSQVEALINNDAVELISQGKSSPASHFTRPAAIKVTAEDYLALNELQQEVFGPFAVVVVCDNQAQMELIAEQMEGQLTASIHGLDPELAEQTQLIESVSYNVGRLIFNQMPTGVEVCHSMNHGGPYPASTDSRTTSVGTQAMSRFERPLCIQNMPIALMPQKLRQEQENIITF, from the coding sequence ATGACAGATTTAGTAACAGTAGCAATTAGTGGTCAGCATTTAATCGATGGTGTTTGGACTGACGAACCACTGCAATTTAACAGTATGAACCCTGTCCAAAACGAAGCCACTGAATGGCAATTCGCATCGGCGACATCAAAAAATATCAATGATGCCGTTAACGCAGCGCAGCAAGCTTTCATTACATATAGACGCACAACTAATGAAAATCGTGCAGACTTTTTAGATGCAATTGCTGATGAGATCCAAGCTGATATCGCTGCAATTACACAAACAGCTCATGTAGAAACAGGTTTGCCAATGGCTCGTCTACAAGGCGAAACAGGCAGGACTTGCGGACAATTAAAGTTATTTGCAAGTACATTAAGAACCCCTATCGAGAATGTACTGATCGACCTTGCTAACCCTGACAGACAACCTCTTCCAAAACCCGACACTAGACTAGGAACTCTACCTATTGGACCCGTTGCGGTTTTCGGCGCATCAAACTTTCCTTTGGCTTTTTCAACAGCCGGTGGTGATACCGCTGCAGCACTTGCAGCAGGTTGCAGTGTTGTTGTAAAAGGACACCCTGCTCACGCGGCTACTAGCGAACTTGTAAGTAAGGCAATTGCACGAGCAAGTGAAAAAACTCAAATCCCTGCGGGGGTATTTAACCTGGTACAGTCAACAGAGCCTCAGTCTTCTACGCTACTAGTTAGCCATAGCGCTATTAAAGCAGTCGGCTTTACCGGATCACTGAAAGTGGGTCGCATTTTAGCTGATCTTTGCGCGGCAAGAGCTGAACCGATCCCATTCTATGGTGAACTGGGTTCAACGAACCCACAGTTCTTACTTAGTGAACTGCTGACACAACAAGCGGAAAGCCTTGCTACGACTCAGGTGCAATCTATGTTGATGGGCCATGGCCAGTTTTGTACAAGTCCTGGGGTAGTGGTGGCAATAAAAGGCGAGGCACTAAATCGCTACCTTGCCACAGTAGCCGAGAAAATCTCACTTGAATCAGCGGCTAGCATGCTAACAGCAGGCATTGCAGCTACCTACCAATCACAAGTTGAAGCGCTTATTAATAATGATGCAGTGGAGCTGATTTCACAGGGTAAATCATCACCGGCAAGCCACTTTACGCGCCCGGCTGCGATTAAAGTCACCGCTGAAGATTATTTAGCTTTAAATGAGCTTCAACAAGAAGTATTTGGACCATTCGCGGTCGTTGTTGTTTGTGATAACCAAGCACAGATGGAGTTAATAGCTGAGCAGATGGAAGGTCAGTTAACGGCATCTATTCATGGACTAGACCCTGAGTTGGCAGAGCAAACTCAGTTAATTGAATCAGTCTCATACAATGTAGGCCGTTTAATATTCAACCAAATGCCTACAGGTGTTGAAGTATGTCACTCGATGAACCATGGCGGGCCATATCCGGCCAGTACCGATAGCCGTACGACATCGGTTGGCACCCAGGCAATGTCTCGCTTCGAACGACCGTTATGTATACAAAACATGCCAATAGCGCTCATGCCACAGAAGTTAAGGCAAGAGCAAGAAAATATCATTACATTCTAA
- the gmhB gene encoding D-glycero-beta-D-manno-heptose 1,7-bisphosphate 7-phosphatase, giving the protein MKRAVFLDRDGVINIDHGYVHKVDDFEYVEGVFEACVALKDAGFLLAVVTNQSGIARGLYTEDQFHTLTEWMDWNFVDKGVELDGIYYCPHHFEKGLGEYKVDCDCRKPKPGMLNTAAQFLKIDLGQSVMVGDKRDDMLAAKAAGVPTRILVRTGKSVTDEAIAAATVVLDSIADVPAYLADN; this is encoded by the coding sequence TTGAAACGAGCAGTATTTTTAGACAGAGATGGTGTCATCAATATAGATCATGGCTATGTACATAAGGTCGATGATTTTGAATATGTTGAAGGCGTGTTTGAAGCCTGTGTAGCGCTAAAAGATGCAGGCTTTCTTCTTGCGGTCGTGACTAATCAGTCTGGTATTGCGCGTGGCTTATATACTGAAGATCAGTTTCACACATTAACAGAGTGGATGGATTGGAACTTTGTTGACAAAGGTGTTGAACTGGATGGTATCTACTATTGCCCCCATCATTTCGAAAAAGGGCTTGGTGAGTATAAAGTTGACTGTGACTGCCGTAAACCGAAACCTGGAATGCTAAACACTGCAGCACAGTTCCTAAAGATTGATTTAGGCCAATCTGTGATGGTGGGTGATAAAAGAGATGACATGCTAGCAGCTAAAGCTGCAGGAGTTCCGACTCGTATATTAGTGCGCACTGGGAAATCCGTCACTGATGAAGCTATAGCAGCAGCCACAGTGGTGTTGGATTCAATTGCAGATGTACCCGCTTATTTGGCGGATAATTAA
- a CDS encoding YccT family protein gives MKIYQCILATALLCVHSIAIANVELTLPSNSELLLINGKEADGNKEPSLKNGENQIALRYIGRYQQQGSQTQFSSDVIIVTFTAKDKQLTIGFPRIRSTRDADAFNSNPQITVKDSSGTSVDFQQGLLIKEGLQLGRDYEEEISIYNSSNKVAAIVALAAPVILASPPINTQAVTALPTKDSKAISDQVNVGKMLDFWYEQADEETKQAFKLKINAK, from the coding sequence ATGAAAATATACCAGTGTATCTTGGCCACTGCATTACTTTGCGTTCACTCTATCGCAATTGCCAATGTAGAACTCACACTTCCATCCAACTCTGAACTTCTCCTTATCAATGGTAAAGAGGCTGACGGCAATAAGGAGCCTTCACTTAAGAATGGTGAGAATCAAATAGCCCTGAGGTATATAGGCCGTTACCAACAACAAGGGTCACAAACCCAATTTAGCTCTGACGTAATTATTGTGACGTTTACAGCCAAAGACAAGCAATTGACTATCGGTTTTCCAAGAATACGTTCAACTAGAGACGCTGATGCTTTCAACAGTAACCCTCAGATCACCGTCAAAGATTCATCAGGCACAAGTGTGGATTTCCAACAGGGATTATTGATTAAAGAGGGTCTGCAGCTAGGTCGTGATTACGAAGAGGAGATCAGTATTTATAATAGTAGCAATAAGGTTGCTGCAATCGTCGCATTAGCTGCGCCAGTCATTTTGGCTAGCCCGCCTATTAATACTCAAGCAGTTACGGCACTCCCGACGAAGGATTCCAAAGCTATATCAGACCAGGTTAATGTGGGTAAAATGCTCGATTTTTGGTATGAGCAAGCCGATGAAGAAACCAAACAAGCATTTAAATTAAAGATTAATGCTAAATAA
- a CDS encoding NAD(P)/FAD-dependent oxidoreductase — protein MNNQTLNSPRKVTIIGAGIVGLAAAIELQRVGFNVTILDKEGTAAGASKGNAGHFATEQVFPLADPALLPKLPGMLMDPIGPFRIQPQYLLKALPWFFRFLHNMLPSRRTKNGQAIKLLNQNAIAAMKSLTAFCDCEDLLTLNGSLLVFESTPLALVEKEYRAYADADVDVKLLNGDEVRALEPSLSSSITNGLYFTHVGHTADPYRLCKALEAKFKELGGKLITEELVQIHAVKTSSSIQLDMHSGRSEQSDAVVIASGAWSKPFVKQLGHSVPLETERGYHLMMPQKSNLSRPVASYNRKFIITPMLAGTRLAGTVEFGGLKAPLVAARADSLFPHGKALLPDLFADAVASDGERWMGFRPSMPDSLPVLGRSNKQANVYFSFGHQHLGLTWAAVTAKLLAEEILGEQASIELSPYRIDRFD, from the coding sequence ATGAATAATCAAACACTTAACAGTCCCAGAAAAGTCACTATTATTGGTGCTGGCATTGTTGGTCTAGCAGCGGCTATTGAACTACAACGTGTGGGCTTCAATGTTACCATTCTTGATAAAGAAGGGACGGCCGCAGGTGCCTCAAAAGGCAATGCTGGTCATTTTGCAACCGAACAAGTTTTTCCCCTAGCTGACCCTGCTTTGTTACCTAAACTGCCTGGAATGTTAATGGATCCGATAGGGCCGTTTCGCATTCAACCACAATACTTGCTTAAAGCCCTACCTTGGTTTTTTCGGTTTTTGCATAACATGCTACCGTCTCGTAGAACAAAAAATGGCCAAGCGATTAAACTACTCAATCAAAATGCTATAGCAGCAATGAAATCATTAACTGCATTCTGCGACTGTGAAGATTTGCTAACCCTGAATGGCAGCTTATTAGTATTTGAAAGTACGCCCTTAGCCTTGGTTGAAAAAGAGTATCGGGCCTACGCCGATGCCGACGTGGATGTAAAGTTACTCAATGGCGATGAGGTTAGGGCACTTGAACCGTCATTAAGCAGTAGCATTACCAATGGGCTGTATTTTACTCATGTTGGACATACAGCTGATCCATATCGCTTATGCAAAGCATTAGAGGCTAAATTTAAGGAGTTAGGTGGTAAGCTTATCACCGAAGAACTTGTTCAGATCCACGCTGTCAAAACTAGCTCAAGCATACAACTTGATATGCATTCTGGACGTAGTGAGCAATCAGATGCTGTCGTTATAGCTTCTGGTGCATGGTCAAAACCGTTCGTTAAGCAACTCGGTCATTCAGTGCCGCTAGAAACCGAGCGTGGCTACCACCTTATGATGCCCCAAAAGAGTAATCTCTCTCGTCCCGTGGCTTCTTACAATCGTAAGTTTATAATCACACCCATGTTAGCGGGAACGAGGCTTGCTGGTACCGTTGAGTTTGGCGGCTTGAAAGCACCGCTAGTGGCAGCTAGAGCAGATAGTTTGTTCCCACACGGAAAAGCGCTATTGCCAGATCTATTTGCCGATGCTGTAGCGAGTGATGGTGAACGCTGGATGGGATTTAGACCATCTATGCCTGATAGTTTGCCGGTACTGGGACGAAGTAATAAACAAGCAAATGTATATTTCTCATTTGGTCATCAGCATCTTGGCTTAACGTGGGCGGCAGTGACAGCAAAGCTGCTGGCGGAGGAGATATTAGGAGAGCAAGCAAGTATAGAACTGAGCCCTTATCGTATCGACAGATTTGATTAG
- a CDS encoding aminopeptidase P N-terminal domain-containing protein, translating into MDNIYRHRRAELLKQLPDDSLVILAGYQQKVRSKNIKYHFRQDNDFLYLTGFDEPDAIAILVKREVSEYLLFSRPKDPAQEVSFGSRAGVEGAVEHYGADRAFSNTLFEQTLLPLLQNIKTLYISDELGRFSSSLVNWSNHHRFNSSFDTPKYFTSIKPLAELLHPRRVVKNQAEIAKIRNAVTASTAGHLAVMQACHPGINERQLSSLFDFTIAKYGCNDVAYPNIVASGNNACCLHYEENSSQLQDGQMLLIDAGGELEHYASDITRSYPVNGRFTPEQKAIYQLVLSALDQAINKVRPGAMWNSLYNTCMQVMAEGLKQLGLLSGSIEQIMATESYKRFTVHKTGHWLGMDVHDVGPYHDNNGKWRTLETGMVFTIEPGIYIPEDATDVPEAYRGMGIRIEDDILVTANGFENLSADVPRTVEEIEHCMAHT; encoded by the coding sequence ATGGACAATATCTATCGCCACAGACGAGCAGAGCTACTTAAACAGCTACCTGATGACAGTTTAGTGATCCTTGCTGGCTATCAGCAAAAAGTCCGTAGTAAAAATATCAAGTATCACTTCAGACAAGATAATGACTTCCTCTATTTAACAGGGTTCGATGAGCCAGACGCTATTGCTATATTGGTCAAACGCGAAGTAAGTGAGTATCTATTGTTCAGTCGCCCTAAAGATCCAGCTCAAGAAGTCAGCTTCGGATCCCGTGCAGGGGTTGAAGGCGCTGTAGAGCATTATGGTGCAGACAGAGCCTTTTCGAATACGCTGTTTGAACAAACCTTATTACCACTGCTGCAAAACATTAAAACACTCTACATAAGTGATGAGCTAGGCCGATTTTCATCATCATTAGTCAACTGGTCAAATCATCACAGATTCAATTCGTCATTTGACACTCCAAAATATTTCACCTCAATCAAACCGCTTGCCGAGCTGTTACATCCAAGACGAGTAGTTAAAAATCAAGCTGAAATAGCTAAAATCCGCAACGCAGTTACTGCATCGACCGCTGGACACCTTGCGGTGATGCAGGCCTGCCATCCTGGTATCAATGAGCGTCAGTTATCTTCACTGTTTGACTTCACTATCGCTAAATATGGCTGTAACGATGTCGCTTATCCAAATATTGTAGCCAGCGGCAATAATGCCTGTTGCCTACATTATGAAGAAAATAGCAGCCAACTGCAGGACGGCCAGATGCTACTTATCGATGCCGGCGGCGAATTGGAGCACTATGCTTCTGACATCACCCGTAGTTATCCAGTCAATGGCCGTTTTACCCCTGAGCAAAAAGCCATTTACCAACTGGTGTTAAGTGCATTAGATCAAGCCATAAATAAAGTACGGCCGGGCGCGATGTGGAATAGCCTCTATAATACCTGTATGCAGGTAATGGCAGAGGGTCTCAAACAACTTGGATTATTGTCCGGCTCGATTGAGCAAATCATGGCAACTGAAAGTTATAAACGCTTTACCGTGCACAAAACTGGTCACTGGCTTGGCATGGATGTACACGATGTTGGTCCCTACCATGACAACAATGGCAAATGGCGTACATTAGAGACAGGAATGGTGTTTACGATTGAGCCTGGGATCTACATTCCAGAAGATGCAACCGATGTACCTGAAGCATACCGAGGCATGGGGATCCGCATTGAAGACGATATTCTGGTAACCGCAAACGGTTTTGAGAACCTATCAGCCGATGTGCCTAGAACAGTTGAAGAGATAGAGCACTGTATGGCACATACATAA
- a CDS encoding dihydrodipicolinate synthase family protein has translation MNVNWQGVFPAISTQFNEDGSINYESNARMLEDLIRDGIDGIIALGTIGENASLSPEEKREFIKHTVETVKGRILVLTGCTENTAELASLYAQDVEKLGVDGLMLLPAMVYRGTDREVVAHYQTVARSTKLPIMIYNNPVSYGVDINLEMTAILAEEDNIVAIKESTTDTRRLTELQSRFGERFSILCGVDDIALESLLLGATGWISGLTNVFPRESVTLYKLARAGRIEEAREIYRWFMPLLRLDTIPTLVQCIKFAEQILGRGSENVRMPRLPLIGEERAYVEEVIALALKTRINLDKYNID, from the coding sequence ATGAATGTAAATTGGCAAGGTGTTTTCCCCGCTATCTCAACTCAATTTAATGAAGATGGTTCGATCAATTACGAGTCAAATGCTCGTATGCTCGAAGATCTTATTAGAGATGGAATTGACGGAATTATTGCTTTAGGCACAATCGGAGAGAATGCTTCTCTAAGCCCAGAAGAAAAACGTGAGTTCATCAAACATACCGTAGAAACCGTTAAAGGCCGTATTTTAGTGCTAACTGGATGTACTGAAAATACTGCTGAACTAGCATCTCTTTATGCACAAGATGTAGAGAAACTTGGTGTTGATGGTCTAATGCTACTGCCTGCTATGGTTTACCGTGGCACAGATCGTGAAGTCGTTGCACATTACCAGACTGTTGCTCGCTCAACTAAACTGCCAATCATGATCTACAACAACCCTGTGAGTTATGGCGTAGACATTAATCTTGAGATGACTGCAATTCTTGCAGAAGAAGATAACATTGTAGCCATCAAAGAATCGACCACTGATACCCGTCGCTTAACTGAGTTGCAAAGTCGTTTTGGTGAGCGATTCAGTATTCTATGCGGTGTGGACGATATCGCTCTAGAAAGTTTACTGCTTGGTGCAACAGGTTGGATCTCTGGTCTAACAAACGTATTCCCACGGGAATCGGTAACACTGTACAAACTTGCACGTGCAGGGCGCATCGAAGAAGCACGTGAAATCTATCGTTGGTTCATGCCGCTGCTAAGACTCGATACCATTCCAACGCTAGTTCAGTGTATTAAATTTGCGGAGCAAATTTTAGGTCGTGGTAGTGAAAATGTACGTATGCCACGTTTACCATTAATAGGTGAAGAACGCGCTTATGTAGAAGAAGTTATCGCACTAGCACTCAAAACACGTATTAATCTAGACAAGTACAACATCGACTAA
- a CDS encoding GntR family transcriptional regulator, with translation MSRITPIVHKTRTQVVVEVLREKILSGEIAAGMPLRQSALADEMNVSRIPVREALLQLEAEGLVKFEAHKGATATTLSAVQVTELFDLRALIETDLLAKAIPNMTEDDLAEAESILDSLDVAFQDKDQIESWSGLNSQFHTCLYRAADKPHTIEVVNGLNTNCDRYVRLQLFLASGIPKAQQDHRELLDYCRQGDVDNAVALLRSHILHAAEAIRILVAQQEG, from the coding sequence ATGAGCAGAATAACGCCTATCGTTCATAAAACACGCACCCAAGTTGTTGTTGAAGTATTAAGGGAGAAAATCCTCTCAGGTGAAATCGCTGCGGGTATGCCATTACGCCAAAGTGCCTTAGCCGATGAAATGAATGTAAGCAGGATCCCAGTTCGAGAGGCATTACTGCAATTAGAAGCTGAAGGGTTAGTTAAGTTTGAAGCTCATAAAGGCGCGACTGCGACTACTTTGTCGGCTGTCCAAGTCACTGAACTATTTGACTTAAGAGCATTAATAGAGACAGATCTATTGGCAAAAGCTATCCCCAATATGACTGAAGATGACCTCGCAGAAGCTGAGAGTATTTTGGACTCGCTTGATGTTGCTTTTCAAGATAAAGACCAAATTGAAAGCTGGAGTGGGTTAAATTCCCAATTCCATACTTGTCTATACCGCGCTGCAGACAAACCCCATACAATTGAAGTCGTCAATGGGCTTAATACCAACTGCGACCGATACGTCCGCTTGCAGCTTTTTTTAGCGAGCGGTATTCCTAAAGCACAACAAGATCATAGAGAATTGCTAGACTATTGTAGGCAAGGTGACGTTGATAATGCGGTAGCGTTGTTACGCAGTCACATCCTGCATGCTGCAGAAGCAATTAGAATTTTGGTTGCTCAACAAGAGGGCTAG
- a CDS encoding ketoacyl-ACP synthase III: MQYATITGWGKCVPPATLTNHDLSTFIETSDEWIKPRTGISQRHISHVNTSELASVAAQRALAAAGIEGSDLDMIILATATPDTLIPNIASTVQANVGATCAAFDINAACSGFLYGLGLGSSQIKSGQCKKVLVIGAERLSFFLDWSRRETAVLFGDGAGAVVLEATDEAIGVLGYELNNDPAGRDILKAGFGTAMDRFEASSLDFYIEFNGQEIFKRAIAGMGKLSTKVIEKCGIDKEDIDWVIPHQANERIIDTLISRMKIPKEKAFKNIANYGNTSAATIPIAICDALEQGKIQPHQTILSCAFGAGLTSAAALIKWGDRVTPINISDAELPPCDKTGIELVSKAVKHFCK; this comes from the coding sequence ATGCAGTACGCTACGATTACAGGTTGGGGAAAGTGTGTTCCGCCCGCTACCCTAACAAACCATGACCTTTCAACATTTATTGAAACTTCTGATGAATGGATAAAACCTCGCACAGGTATTAGCCAACGTCATATTAGTCATGTAAATACCTCTGAGCTTGCCTCTGTTGCCGCTCAAAGAGCACTTGCTGCCGCAGGTATTGAAGGCAGCGACCTAGACATGATTATTCTAGCAACAGCTACACCAGACACATTGATCCCGAATATCGCTTCAACGGTTCAAGCCAATGTGGGTGCAACCTGCGCTGCGTTTGATATCAATGCAGCATGCAGTGGTTTTCTTTATGGGCTAGGCCTAGGTAGTTCGCAGATCAAAAGCGGCCAATGTAAAAAAGTCCTTGTCATTGGTGCTGAAAGACTATCGTTCTTCTTAGATTGGTCACGTCGTGAAACAGCGGTTTTATTTGGTGATGGTGCTGGAGCTGTCGTGCTTGAAGCAACTGACGAAGCGATTGGTGTCTTGGGCTACGAGCTTAATAATGACCCTGCTGGTCGCGATATTCTTAAAGCTGGCTTTGGTACAGCAATGGACAGGTTTGAAGCCTCTTCACTCGATTTTTATATCGAATTTAACGGTCAAGAGATTTTCAAACGTGCAATTGCTGGCATGGGCAAGTTAAGTACCAAGGTCATTGAGAAATGTGGTATCGATAAGGAAGATATCGATTGGGTGATCCCTCATCAGGCTAATGAACGTATTATCGATACGCTGATTAGTCGTATGAAGATTCCCAAAGAAAAAGCATTTAAAAATATTGCTAATTATGGCAATACCTCAGCTGCTACGATTCCGATTGCTATTTGTGATGCTCTTGAGCAAGGTAAAATTCAACCACATCAAACAATACTGTCTTGTGCATTTGGTGCTGGCTTAACCTCAGCTGCAGCGTTAATCAAATGGGGTGACAGAGTGACTCCTATCAATATTAGTGATGCTGAGCTACCACCTTGTGATAAAACGGGTATTGAATTGGTTAGCAAAGCGGTAAAGCACTTCTGTAAATAG
- a CDS encoding proline racemase family protein, with translation MRKIEISPELASTYTEFKTIDAHTEGEPLRIIVSGYPEIKGKTILEKRKYVTENCDVYRKLLMHEPRGHADMYGALITEAVTPNADFGVLFLHNEGYSSMCGHGILALVKVMCTTGAIELNDSERVIKIDAPAGLITAKAYRDQQGKIHASFKNVDSWAESLDCTVMVDGFGDVTYDISFGGAYYAYVDADAHGISCGQENVAQLIDIGRRIKLAVMASHPLAHPIEEDLSFLYGTIFTSKKVTDPEAHSRHVCIFADGEVDRSPTGTGVAGRIALLYAKGEVALNSPLMIESIVDGRMIVSATATTQFHDKQAVIPEVSGRSYITGKHQFFIDPDDVFQDGFMLR, from the coding sequence ATGAGAAAAATTGAGATCAGTCCAGAGCTGGCAAGCACTTATACAGAATTCAAAACGATAGATGCACATACAGAAGGTGAACCTCTGCGTATTATTGTCTCAGGCTACCCTGAAATAAAAGGCAAAACTATTTTAGAAAAACGCAAATATGTTACCGAAAATTGCGATGTATACCGAAAATTGCTGATGCATGAGCCTCGAGGGCATGCAGATATGTATGGCGCGTTGATTACTGAAGCCGTAACACCGAACGCTGATTTTGGTGTGCTTTTTTTGCATAACGAGGGTTACAGCTCTATGTGTGGCCATGGCATTCTTGCTTTAGTTAAAGTGATGTGTACAACGGGTGCGATTGAGTTAAATGATAGCGAAAGAGTGATAAAAATTGATGCGCCAGCGGGGTTAATAACTGCAAAAGCTTACCGTGACCAACAAGGTAAGATTCATGCAAGCTTTAAAAATGTTGATTCATGGGCTGAGTCGTTAGATTGCACTGTGATGGTGGATGGTTTTGGTGACGTGACCTATGATATTAGCTTTGGTGGCGCATACTATGCGTATGTTGATGCAGACGCCCATGGTATTTCATGTGGCCAAGAAAACGTGGCTCAATTAATCGATATAGGCAGGCGTATCAAGCTTGCAGTGATGGCTTCACACCCTTTAGCACATCCTATCGAAGAAGATTTAAGCTTTCTTTACGGCACCATATTTACCTCAAAAAAGGTGACTGATCCTGAAGCGCACTCTCGCCACGTATGTATTTTTGCCGATGGTGAAGTGGATCGCTCACCAACAGGAACCGGTGTTGCTGGCCGAATTGCGCTGCTGTACGCAAAGGGGGAGGTTGCGTTAAATAGTCCATTAATGATTGAGAGTATTGTCGATGGCCGAATGATTGTAAGCGCAACGGCGACAACGCAGTTTCATGACAAACAAGCGGTGATCCCTGAAGTGTCTGGTCGCTCATATATTACTGGGAAACATCAGTTTTTTATTGATCCTGATGATGTGTTCCAAGATGGCTTTATGCTGCGTTAA
- a CDS encoding 4-hydroxyproline epimerase: MLKGTFFCIDGHTGGNPVRLVTSGHPHLLGKNMSEKRQHFLREYDWIRKGLMFEPRGHDMMSGAFLYPPCSNDADASILFIETSGCLPMCGHGTIGTVTSAIESGLLTAKTPGKLIIDVPAGQIKIDYQKTDEKVDWVKIYNVAAYLAHRDQILDIPGLGTLKVDVSYGGNYYVIVDPQENFPGLRHWSAADILRWSPIVRAIAQEQLTCIHPNDPTVSGVTHVLWTGDTISSGSDGANAVFYGDKAIDRSPCGTGTSARLAQLYAKGHLQIGEEYTHESIIGSQFVGKIESATQVGDYQGIMPSIKGWARMTGNNTITIDDSDPYAFGFQVV, encoded by the coding sequence ATGCTGAAAGGCACGTTTTTTTGTATTGATGGACACACAGGCGGTAACCCTGTAAGGCTTGTGACCAGTGGTCACCCCCATCTTCTTGGCAAGAATATGAGCGAGAAAAGACAACACTTTCTTCGCGAGTATGATTGGATCCGCAAAGGGCTTATGTTTGAGCCTCGCGGCCACGACATGATGTCTGGTGCCTTTCTTTATCCTCCGTGCTCTAACGACGCTGATGCGTCTATTTTATTTATAGAAACCAGTGGCTGCTTGCCCATGTGTGGGCACGGCACTATTGGCACCGTTACGTCAGCAATTGAATCTGGATTATTGACGGCAAAAACACCGGGGAAACTCATCATCGATGTCCCCGCTGGCCAGATAAAAATTGATTATCAAAAAACTGATGAAAAAGTTGATTGGGTCAAGATATATAACGTTGCAGCATATCTTGCACATAGGGACCAAATTTTAGATATTCCAGGCTTAGGGACACTAAAGGTAGATGTGTCCTATGGCGGCAACTACTACGTTATTGTTGACCCGCAAGAAAACTTTCCTGGATTGCGCCACTGGAGCGCAGCTGACATTCTTCGCTGGAGCCCCATTGTCAGAGCCATTGCGCAAGAACAACTTACTTGTATCCACCCAAATGATCCTACGGTAAGTGGCGTAACACATGTGCTTTGGACTGGTGATACCATCTCTTCAGGTTCCGATGGTGCAAATGCGGTCTTTTATGGTGACAAAGCCATTGACCGTTCGCCCTGTGGCACCGGAACAAGTGCTAGGCTTGCCCAATTATATGCAAAAGGGCATCTGCAAATCGGCGAAGAGTATACCCACGAGAGCATTATCGGCAGCCAGTTTGTTGGAAAAATTGAATCAGCAACGCAAGTCGGTGACTACCAGGGCATTATGCCAAGCATTAAAGGCTGGGCCAGAATGACTGGCAACAACACCATTACCATTGATGATAGTGACCCTTATGCTTTCGGTTTTCAGGTCGTGTGA
- a CDS encoding lecithin retinol acyltransferase family protein — MPLPLVWLGAAAIGAALIADEREKQKEIAKKRLHGNAVADHTTGASAELSPSLWHTGDKKVQLEPGSIICCFVFGVIEHTGIWLGDDTLVELHGSGLIRAVSTRRFLVGRSGSRVFQACNHLHQPLVGEQILARAKQAIFTYREYDLLDNNCHRFVWHCLSGEEKALSSFSKLNNEIGMYFKEAIYWDEAIV, encoded by the coding sequence ATGCCGTTACCGTTAGTTTGGTTGGGCGCTGCAGCGATTGGTGCCGCTTTGATTGCTGATGAACGAGAAAAGCAAAAAGAGATTGCCAAGAAACGTTTGCATGGCAATGCTGTAGCAGATCATACGACAGGGGCAAGTGCCGAACTGTCACCGAGCCTATGGCATACAGGCGACAAGAAAGTTCAGCTTGAACCCGGTTCGATCATCTGCTGCTTCGTGTTTGGGGTCATTGAGCATACGGGAATTTGGTTAGGGGATGACACCTTAGTGGAGCTACATGGCAGTGGTTTAATTCGCGCAGTTTCCACTCGGCGCTTTCTTGTTGGCAGAAGTGGCAGTCGGGTCTTTCAAGCCTGTAATCATCTTCACCAGCCGTTAGTGGGAGAGCAGATCTTAGCACGAGCAAAACAAGCGATATTCACTTATAGAGAATACGATCTGTTAGACAATAACTGTCATCGATTCGTTTGGCATTGCTTAAGTGGAGAAGAGAAGGCCTTATCGAGTTTTAGTAAACTGAATAATGAGATTGGAATGTACTTTAAAGAGGCTATTTATTGGGATGAAGCGATTGTTTAA